In the genome of Misgurnus anguillicaudatus chromosome 11, ASM2758022v2, whole genome shotgun sequence, one region contains:
- the LOC129420340 gene encoding paraneoplastic antigen Ma3 homolog, translated as MSVSDVERRYHVKANCSVCVLGVTDTDTDDDIAETLKKYGVVVKIVRVAPSAVQSGQPTAIVEFDTHTPVLSLEPELPLEVNNVRNPTVTWHIDTVKVLAPLTKQSHAQAEHSSLDSSDVSSGDVDSDVTDQSASILQRRKGKSQLKRGKVKSTVPKSDSISDLVVRKKTSKPTLNVLTTDELNPPEVQRIVVEHVIKNDTSAVQTHSKWLRSFSGRVPKPPGEADFDTWCLHVDLLLQDSLPPDVQRRKILESLLPPASDVVKQLGSTAPPKDYVKLLDSAYGLVEDGDEIFARFLNTHQDAGEKASDYLQRLQTILSTAVRRSGVKESSANRHLLKQFQRGCWDHSLILTLQLESKARTPPDFAELLLLLRTEEDRRAAKLDRMQRHIGSSKHKAASHVQLATNVSAYGDSGLLQACLSETEALRRQVADLKLQLESSKSKKNERHEPELVKSPKQMPAKVETNVQHVTSKPPKPWFCFRCGEDGHVARLCEGSINKALVDRKYKELKAKQDDWTKRTGMPLNQSGFQ; from the coding sequence ATGAGTGTCTCAGATGTTGAAAGGCGCTACCATGTCAAAGCAAATTGTTCTGTATGTGTGTTAGGTGTCACTGATACAGATACCGATGATGATATTGCTGAAACTCTCAAAAAGTATGGGGTTGTAGTGAAAATAGTGAGGGTAGCCCCTAGCGCTGTACAGTCAGGGCAGCCAACTGCAATAGTAGAGTTTGATACACATACTCCTGTTTTAAGCCTGGAGCCAGAATTACCTCTAGAGGTTAACAATGTGCGAAACCCCACAGTGACTTGGCATATAGATACTGTCAAAGTGTTAGCTCCACTCACTAAACAGTCACATGCCCAAGCTGAGCACTCTTCTCTGGATTCCAGTGATGTCAGTAGTGGTGACGTTGATTCAGATGTCACTGATCAGAGCGCTTCCATCCTGCAAAGACGCAAAGGAAAATCACAGCTTAAAAGAGGAAAAGTGAAATCCACTGTCCCAAAATCTGACAGCATATCTGATCTAGTAGTAAGGAAAAAGACTTCAAAGCCCACATTGAATGTACTTACCACAGATGAATTAAACCCACCTGAGGTGCAACGCATAGTTGTCgaacatgtcattaaaaatgACACTTCTGCAGTGCAAACACATTCAAAATGGCTGCGTTCCTTTTCTGGTAGGGTTCCAAAACCCCCCGGTGAGGCTGACTTTGATACATGGTGCCTCCATGTTGACCTTCTACTACAAGATTCTCTGCCTCCAGATGTTCAGCGGAGAAAGATCCTTGAAAGTCTCTTACCCCCAGCCTCAGATGTAGTCAAACAATTGGGTTCCACTGCTCCTCCAAAAGATTATGTAAAGCTCCTTGATTCTGCTTACGGGCTGGTAGAGGATGGCGATGAGATCTTTGCCAGGTTCCTAAATACTCACCAGGATGCCGGTGAAAAAGCTTCCGACTACTTACAGAGATTACAGACCATTCTTAGCACTGCTGTCAGGCGGAGCGGAGTAAAGGAGTCCTCTGCAAATCGGCACCTACTAAAACAGTTCCAACGTGGGTGTTGGGATCACTCTTTGATACTTACTCTTCAGCTTGAGTCTAAGGCAAGAACACCACCTGACTTTGCTGAGTTGTTGTTGCTTTTAAGAACTGAAGAAGACAGAAGAGCTGCAAAGCTTGACAGGATGCAGAGACACATAGGTAGTTCGAAGCATAAAGCTGCCAGTCATGTCCAGTTAGCTACAAATGTCTCTGCTTATGGTGATTCTGGATTATTGCAAGCTTGTCTGTCTGAGACTGAGGCCTTGAGAAGGCAGGTGGCcgatttaaaattgcagttagaATCTTCAAAATCTAAAAAGAATGAGAGACATGAACCTGAATTAGTGAAAAGTCCAAAGCAAATGCCAGCTAAAGTTGAGACAAATGTGCAACATGTAACAAGTAAACCGCCAAAGCCGTGGTTCTGCTTTAGATGTGGAGAAGATGGCCATGTAGCCAGACTCTGTGAAGGCTCCATAAACAAAGCCCTTGTAGACAGAAAGTACAAAGAGCTAAAAGCTAAACAGGATGATTGGACAAAGAGAACTGGCATGCCGTTAAACCAGAGCGGGTTTCAGTAA
- the LOC129416386 gene encoding uncharacterized protein, translated as MFRPVTPLSDKDMEGADVENMDLPNAVPNFDYVPDFGLSSQVGRAAGCLNPFEGGEEEEEMVDVYPTHEAKRQKVFGGEMDSFLPNAVLTCDFVPDIGLSSQIGRAAGGMNPSGGGEEKIPTMLGWRCDDGGMDFVLPCAVPDIVPNNGHLLERRAGSSHPRGAVKEFTPAFEEANSPTEKCENKLFKSLKKTWKTVRRPFLHNDKVETLIPSELNADSDNPNLKDDAGLASSELNNKIKPEKQRMAFFDCLWRGKVESVPTPLLKADPAIPDVREVVDLASQPKTYVVPKKQKQKASKSRKSNLQGEKVTVVPTQQPKAISDIPVGMDVPALAGPQSKPKIRPDKRMTWTQRFLGCFRRGKVESMPTSQIEADPAIPDAREVVDLADSQSKSVGLKKQKQKASKSRSFHNPWSKKGKSKVKKDANPAFPDAMDDVDLASSGGIAAANARLQTLGAIPENIGLKGGGNPDPNKAKNPGSKDVGNPEAKGGKNPRPKALKALGNPRRPWIPNPSRAKNHGPKEDKNPRPKDFENPRHPLPEDDKVVRPKVFQQAFEPPSEKKPDDPSVPKDTVDCKYQLLEDEVLGEGFFGKVHKGIYKSNGSPVAIKRISKQKRPLTYLQSPETSEPVITEVALMLKLGDAPSCPNVIQMYDWYETEHDLTLVMEYPLHSESLLHFVQHEEKLSENTARHLMRQAVLAVQHCLDNGVFHTDIHAGNFLVQQSTMSLTLIDFGAGHYLTHEAYKSSDFVGAPCCTPPEIKTAKKYHAVPANVWALGVLLYFMVLRSFPSKNFLSGYLKTTEMDLSNEICDLLRWCLALNPSDRPTLKQILHHDWFKIKSDEEELLLYKRRAISTQLKEG; from the exons ATGTTTCGTCCTGTAACACCATTGTCCGACAAGGACATGGAAGGAGCAGATGTTGAAAATATGGATCTGCCGAATGCTGTGCCGAACTTTGACTATGTCCCTGATTTCGGACTTTCGTCACAAGTCGGGCGCGCTGCCGgttgtttaaatccatttgaaggaggagaggaggaggaggagatgGTGGATGTTTATCCAACACATGAGGCGAAACGCCAAAAAG TGTTTGGAGGAGAGATGGATTCATTCCTACCGAATGCTGTGTTGACCTGTGACTTTGTCCCTGACATCGGACTTTCGTCACAGATCGGGCGCGCTGCCGGGGGTATGAATCCAAGTGGAGGAGGAGAGGAGAAAATCCCAACAA TGTTGGGATGGAGATGTGATGATGGTGGAATGGATTTTGTCCTTCCATGTGCCGTCCCTGACATAGTCCCGAACAACGGACATTTGTTAGAGAGACGCGCCGGGAGTTCACATCCACGAGGAGCAGTAAAGGAGTTTACTCCTGCATTTGAGGAGGCGAACAGCCCCACAG AAAAATGCgagaataaattatttaaatcatTAAAGAAGACATGGAAGACTGTAAGGCGCCCATTCCTTCATAATGATAAAGTGGAAACACTGATTCCTTCAGAG CTTAATGCGGATTCAGATAATCCTAATCTAAAGGATGATGCTGGTCTGGCGAGCTCTGAATTAAACAATAAGATCAAACCGGAAAAACAACGAATGGCATTCTTTGACTGTCTCTGGAGGGGCAAGGTGGAGTCAGTGCCGACTCCCCTGCTTAAAGCAGATCCAGCTATCCCTGATGTTAGGGAAGTTGTTGATCTTGCATCACAGCCAAAGACCTACGTTGTTCCaaagaaacagaaacaaaaGGCTTCAAAGAGCCGCAAATCTAACCTCCAGGGAGAAAAAGTGACTGTTGTGCCAACTCAACAGCCCAAGGCTATTTCAGATATTCCTGTTGGCATGGATGTTCCTGCTCTGGCCGGCCCCCAATCAAAACCAAAGATTCGTCCGGATAAACGCATGACATGGACGCAACGCTTCCTTGGATGCTTCCGGAGGGGCAAAGTGGAGTCGATGCCGACTTCACAGATTGAGGCCGATCCAGCTATCCCTGATGCCAGGGAAGTTGTTGATCTGGCAGATTCTCAATCGAAGAGTGTTGgcttaaagaaacaaaaacaaaaggcttCAAAGAGCCGCTCATTTCACAACCCTTGGAGTAAAAAAGGGAAGAGTAAAGTGAAAAAAGATGCCAATCCAGCTTTTCCTGATGCCATGGATGATGTGGATCTGGCCAGTTCTGGTGGCATCGCTGCAGCCAATGCCAGGCTACAGACATTAGGTGCCATTCCAGAGAATATTGGGTTAAAAGGTGGTGGAAATCCTGACccaaataaagcaaaaaatccTGGGTCAAAAGATGTTGGAAATCCTGAGGCAAAAGGTGGTAAAAATCCCAGGCCAAAAGCTCTTAAAGCTCTTGGAAATCCCAGACGTCCTTGGATTCCTAACCCAAGTAGAGCTAAAAATCATGGACCAAAAGAAGATAAAAATCCCAGACCAAAAGATTTTGAAAATCCCAGACATCCCTTGCCAGAAGATGACAAAGTTGTCAGGCCAAAAGTTTTTCAACAAGCTTTTGAACCGCCAAGCGAGAAGAAACCAGATGATCCCTCAGTGCCTAAAG aCACTGTTGATTGTAAATATCAACTCTTGGAGGATGAAGTGCTTGGGGAAGGCTTCTTTGGCAAAGTGCACAAAGGGATTTATAAATCAAATGGCTCTCCG GTTGCCATCAAGCGGATTTCCAAACAAAAAAGGCCTCTCACATATCTTCAGTCT CCTGAAACCTCCGAACCAGTCATTACAGAAGTGGCGCTGATGCTTAAGTTAGGAGATGCGCCCTCATGCCCCAATGTCATACAGATGTATGACTGGTACGAGACTGAACACGATTTAACACTCGTGATGGAGTACCCACTGCACAGCGAATCCTTGTTGCATTTTGTTCAGCATGAAGAAAAACTAAGTGAAAATACAGCAAGACATCTCATGCGTCAGGCGGTACTGGCAGTACAACACTGTCTGGATAATGGAGTTTTTCACACCGACATCCATGCCGGGAACTTCTTGGTGCAGCAATCAACAATGAGCCTGACGTTAATTGACTTTGGGGCTGGACATTATCTGACGCATGAGGCATATAAGTCCTCCGACTTTGTAG GAGCTCCATGTTGCACCCCGCCTGAGATCAAAACGGCTAAGAAATACCACGCCGTGCCAGCAAACGTCTGGGCCTTAGGtgttttgctgtatttcatggTGCTTAGAAGTTTCCCCTCAAAGAACTTTCTTTCCGGGTATCTGAAGACAACTGAGATGGATTTATCAAACG AAATCTGTGATCTGTTAAGATGGTGCCTGGCCCTGAATCCAAGTGATCGTCCGACGCTCAAGCAGATCTTACATCATGACTGGTTTAAAATTAAGTCTGACGAAGAAGAGCTACTCTTATACAAAAGGAG GGCAATATCCACACAATTAAAAGAAGGATGA